A genomic stretch from Natranaerobius trueperi includes:
- a CDS encoding YheC/YheD family protein, which produces MILKAGISKNFLTYLFSIDSVDWSKKRVKGLTYVPKLNKWANIWLPLPNVVYDRRARLTKEQRQKATQIRRKFKKELDIKYINRINYFGKWKPFLKLKGYDSMANYLPRTIRYRNFNDVTKMLKTYSFVFLKSFYGSQGKQVISIEKLTSNKYKLRYFKNGMNEVEVNDLKQVKTQIESFIGNKKIIVQQGLRLLKYKDRPFDLRVLVCKDNKGLWNVVKNYARIAKEQKQMYYSLGGKRMFYDKIYLQLYSSKGDIVPDSDYIENVAIKIVSCLDKDIGPFGELGLDFAIDINGKLWLLEVNSNPGKGPGHYYKNNDYAPEYRFIFDYTEYLCNITSNKHNS; this is translated from the coding sequence ATGATTTTAAAAGCAGGTATTAGTAAAAACTTTCTAACTTATTTATTTTCCATTGATAGTGTTGATTGGTCAAAAAAACGTGTTAAAGGGTTAACTTATGTACCAAAATTGAATAAATGGGCTAATATATGGTTGCCTTTACCAAATGTAGTATATGATCGAAGAGCAAGGCTTACAAAAGAGCAAAGACAAAAAGCAACACAAATACGAAGGAAGTTTAAGAAAGAACTCGACATAAAATATATTAACCGTATCAATTATTTTGGTAAGTGGAAACCTTTTCTAAAACTAAAAGGTTACGATTCTATGGCTAACTATTTACCCAGGACGATTCGATATAGAAATTTTAATGATGTTACGAAAATGTTAAAGACTTATAGTTTTGTTTTCTTGAAATCCTTCTATGGCAGTCAGGGTAAGCAAGTAATATCTATTGAAAAGTTGACAAGTAACAAATATAAACTTCGTTATTTTAAGAACGGAATGAATGAAGTGGAAGTAAATGATCTTAAACAAGTAAAAACTCAAATTGAAAGCTTTATTGGAAACAAAAAAATTATCGTACAGCAAGGTCTTAGATTGTTAAAGTATAAAGATCGTCCTTTTGATTTACGGGTTTTAGTATGTAAAGATAATAAGGGGCTGTGGAATGTTGTAAAAAATTATGCGAGAATTGCTAAAGAACAAAAACAAATGTATTACAGTTTAGGGGGTAAACGTATGTTTTATGATAAAATATACCTTCAACTATATAGTTCAAAGGGTGATATTGTACCAGACAGTGACTATATAGAAAATGTGGCTATAAAGATTGTTTCATGTCTAGATAAAGATATAGGTCCTTTTGGTGAACTAGGCCTTGATTTTGCAATTGATATTAATGGTAAACTATGGTTGTTAGAAGTAAATTCAAATCCCGGAAAAGGACCAGGACATTATTACAAAAATAATGATTACGCTCCTGAATATAGATTCATATTTGATTATACCGAGTATCTTTGTAATATTACTTCAAATAAGCATAATAGCTGA
- a CDS encoding YheC/YheD family protein: MSKKKPLIGVFKNKLKPSHRLKSTPELNVDLVIFSPKSIDWEQKNVKGLLLIHGYYEERVVSFPDAVFMRKLTTFNTWAYKLEEVIGENKVFNNVTRFDKWKIYRILKKGDTNCHLPNTHKFKSKQLIDLLHRYKKIILKSRKGCLGRQVYKVEKDLNDKFYFYEHLNSPALTTHDEKILLDKIETITSGKARYIVQEYIEFDRVDNNIYDIRMFVQKDGTGNWGVTGGFCRLSGLTFYKTNFSSKLITIDEMIKENNCLTQSKHSYIKEISLQIAKDLENGYNHLGDICIDFGLSQDGYVWIIEVNSKAGKNIVRRLGDDRFTRNVYLRPIEYARYLALKSNCNDNKRGGGRNLYEY; this comes from the coding sequence ATGAGTAAAAAAAAGCCTTTAATTGGTGTGTTTAAAAACAAACTGAAACCAAGTCATAGACTTAAAAGTACCCCTGAATTGAATGTCGATTTGGTTATTTTTAGCCCTAAGAGTATAGATTGGGAACAAAAGAATGTAAAGGGACTTTTATTAATACATGGATATTATGAAGAGCGGGTTGTCTCTTTTCCTGATGCAGTTTTTATGAGAAAACTCACTACTTTCAACACCTGGGCATACAAACTTGAAGAAGTTATTGGTGAAAACAAAGTGTTTAACAATGTAACAAGGTTTGATAAGTGGAAGATCTATCGGATATTAAAAAAAGGTGACACAAACTGTCACCTACCGAATACCCATAAATTCAAATCAAAACAACTTATAGACCTATTACACAGGTATAAAAAAATTATCTTAAAATCTAGGAAGGGATGTTTAGGTAGACAGGTCTATAAAGTGGAAAAAGATTTAAACGATAAATTTTATTTTTATGAACATTTAAATTCACCAGCACTAACAACTCATGATGAAAAAATACTTCTAGATAAAATAGAAACAATTACATCTGGAAAAGCACGATATATAGTTCAGGAATATATCGAATTTGACCGCGTGGATAACAATATTTATGATATTCGAATGTTTGTGCAAAAAGATGGTACTGGTAATTGGGGGGTAACAGGTGGTTTTTGTAGACTATCAGGACTAACTTTTTATAAGACAAACTTTTCATCAAAGCTTATTACAATTGATGAAATGATAAAAGAAAACAATTGTTTAACACAAAGTAAACATTCTTATATAAAAGAGATTTCTTTACAAATAGCTAAGGACCTAGAAAATGGCTATAACCACTTGGGAGATATTTGTATTGATTTTGGTTTATCTCAAGATGGTTATGTTTGGATCATAGAAGTTAACAGTAAAGCTGGAAAAAATATCGTGAGAAGATTAGGGGATGATAGGTTTACTAGGAATGTTTACCTAAGGCCAATTGAGTATGCACGTTATTTGGCTCTTAAATCGAATTGTAATGATAACAAGAGGGGAGGGGGGAGAAACTTATATGAATATTAA
- a CDS encoding YheC/YheD family protein encodes MKSKNLPTNAVNYIDEEFARFEELGIDLAIDIHGKLWLL; translated from the coding sequence ATGAAATCGAAGAATTTGCCAACTAATGCTGTTAATTATATAGATGAAGAATTTGCCCGTTTTGAAGAACTAGGAATTGATTTAGCAATTGATATTCACGGTAAGTTATGGTTGCTTTAA
- a CDS encoding acylphosphatase, translated as MTLTRKLNLHGYARNLKNGKMRIILAGNIKDIDILKTRLQRNNKFQIESIKESKWEKPVKVGFKIY; from the coding sequence TTGACGCTTACGAGAAAATTAAATCTACATGGGTATGCTAGAAACCTAAAAAATGGTAAGATGCGTATTATACTAGCAGGTAATATTAAAGACATTGATATTTTAAAGACACGGCTACAAAGAAATAATAAGTTCCAAATAGAAAGTATAAAAGAAAGCAAATGGGAAAAACCTGTTAAGGTTGGGTTTAAAATCTATTAA